From the genome of Vigna angularis cultivar LongXiaoDou No.4 chromosome 11, ASM1680809v1, whole genome shotgun sequence, one region includes:
- the LOC108334003 gene encoding uncharacterized protein LOC108334003 isoform X1 codes for MSSQTHTQFLEKWLTLCSSTTTTATANSASKTTARAIVQAWTTLRDSLQSPSAEEPQLLHQSLQTLVNSQSSLHVAEPQAKLLLTLLQSATSRRSFPLLLTLLYVWVRKSPNPNPTIVDSTLRILSSYVSDDAIFPESLLLLGAFSSSRTVSEKTKTLCLDMMVKLLAGVDKGKLFSEMPRVLAGIGYALSSSVTVYCVEMLGFLFKIWGKGEGCVAHGLMVLYMFDWVVENLVGFGYSDKMGVLVREGFGRFKEEHASFAVFMAAVGVLRALERRGVGAELVSGMGVKDCVVGGTEGLVSDLVSRRLRFGYSGDNEGDVEEDRLLLRCVSLGLTRTVAFSVHSSLFVCLALALLIEIFPLPRLYQSVIEKSRESGGAELKEIKEHLNGVLFKEAGAVTGVLCSQYSLADEESKNVVENLMWEYCRDVYSGHRRLAVMLKGEKDELLEGLEKIAESAFLMVVVFAMAVTKHKLNSSFAQEIQMDVSLKILVSFSCMEYFRHVRLPEYLETIRKVVAGVKNEHACTSFVNSMPSYADLTNSPDQKTNYIWSKNEVQTARVLFCLRVIPTFVECLPSLVFRNVVAPIMFLYMEHSNDKVARASHSVFMTFMTTGRDSEKNDEASLKEQLVFHYMQRSLLGYPGVTPFEGMASGVVGMVQHLPAGSPAIFYCIHSLAEKANKLCSEVFTCETDAWKKWQGEPEPSKKLMDLLLRLVFLVDIQVLSDLMKLLAQLITKLPRDAQNIVLNELYSQVADSDDVVRKPTLVSWLQSLSFLCTKATDQNAANRKSESGGSLTLASIADPSNSGRITARL; via the exons ATGTCTAGCCAAACCCACACGCAGTTCCTCGAAAAATGGCTAACTCTCTGCTCCTCCACAACCACCACGGCCACCGCCAATTCCGCCTCTAAAACCACCGCACGAGCCATCGTTCAAGCATGGACCACGCTCCGCGACTCTCTTCAATCCCCTTCAGCCGAAGAGCCCCAGCTATTACACCAAAGCCTTCAAACCCTAGTAAATTCCCAGTCCTCCCTCCACGTGGCAGAACCCCAAGCCAAGCTCCTCCTCACTCTTCTGCAATCCGCCACCTCACGTCGCTCCTTTCCCCTCCTCCTCACACTCCTTTACGTCTGGGTTCGAAAATCCCCCAACCCCAATCCCACAATCGTTGATTCCACACTCAGAATTCTCTCTTCATATGTCTCCGATGATGCCATATTCCCTGAAAGTCTTCTCCTTTTGGGCGCTTTCTCCTCCTCGCGTACCGTTTCTGAGAAAACCAAGACTCTTTGTTTGGACATGATGGTGAAACTGTTGGCGGGGGTGGACAAGGGTAAACTGTTTTCTGAAATGCCGCGTGTTCTTGCTGGAATTGGTTACGCTTTGTCGTCTTCAGTGACTGTTTACTGTGTGGAGATGTTGggttttctttttaagatttGGGGGAAGGGAGAGGGCTGTGTTGCTCATGGACTCATGGTTCTTTATATGTTTGATTGGGTTGTGGAGAATTTAGTTGGTTTTGGGTACTCGGATAAGATGGGTGTTTTGGTTCGAGAAGGTTTCGGTAGGTTTAAGGAGGAACATGCTTCGTTTGCGGTTTTCATGGCCGCGGTTGGAGTGTTGCGGGCTTTGGAGAGACGAGGAGTGGGAGCTGAGCTTGTTTCTGGAATGGGGGTGAAGGATTGTGTGGTTGGTGGGACTGAAGGTTTGGTTAGTGATTTGGTTTCGAGGAGGTTGAGGTTTGGTTATAGTGGTGATAATGAGGGCGATGTTGAGGAAGACAGGCTTTTGCTTCGGTGTGTGTCGTTAGGATTGACTCGGACTGTAGCATTTTCGGTACATtcgtctttgtttgtttgtcttGCTTTAGCGTTGCTGATTGAGATATTTCCTTTGCCGCGTTTGTATCAATCGGTGATTGAGAAGTCGCGTGAGTCTGGTGGTGCGGAGCTTAAGGAGATCAAAGAACATTTGAATGGTGTACTGTTCAAGGAAGCAGGAGCTGTGACTGGGGTGTTATGCAGTCAGTATTCTTTAGCTGATGAAGAAAGTAAGAACGTGGTTGAGAATCTTATGTGGGAATACTGCCGGGATGTCTACTCGGGACACAGGCGATTGGCTGTGATGCTTAAGGGTGAGAAAGATGAGTTGCTTGAAGGTTTGGAAAAAATTGCAGAATCTGCTTTTCTTATGGTTGTGGTGTTTGCTATGGCTGTAACAAAACACAAGCTGAACTCCAGTTTTGCTCAAGAAATACAGATGGATGTCTCGTTGAAGATACTGGTTTCATTTTCTTGCATGGAGTATTTTCGCCACGTCCGTTTGCCAGAATATTTGGAGACCATTCGCAAGGTGGTTGCAGGTGTTAAGAATGAACATGCTTGTACTTCTTTCGTGAATTCCATGCCCTCTTATGCTGACTTGACAAACAGTCCAG ACCAGAAAACCAATTACATATGGTCAAAGAATGAAGTGCAAACGGCTCGCGTTTTGTTTTGCCTACGAGTCATTCCAACTTTCGTTGAATGTTTGCCCAGTCTCGTGTTCAGAAACGTCGTGGCTCCAATTATGTTCCT ATATATGGAGCACTCAAATGATAAAGTAGCTCGAGCCTCTCATTCTGTGTTCATGACATTTATGACTACGGGGAGGGATtctgaaaagaatgatgaagcTTCATTGAAGGAGCAGCTTGTTTTCCATTACATGCAGAGATCCTTATTG GGATATCCTGGTGTTACTCCTTTTGAGGGTATGGCTTCTGGGGTTGTAGGAATGGTCCAACATCTTCCTGCTGGAAGCCCTGCCATCTTTTATTGCATTCATAGTCTCGCTGAAAAAGCCAACAAGCTCTGTTCTGAAGTCTTCACTTGCGAGACTGATGCGTGGAAGAAATGGCAAGGGGAGCCAGAACCAAGCAAGAAATTAATGGACTTGCTTTTACGCTTAGTTTTCCTTGTTGATATACAA GTCTTGTCCGACTTGATGAAGCTATTGGCACAGCTGATCACCAAGTTACCACGTGATGCACAGAACATTGTTTTAAATGAGTTATATTCACAAGTGGCTGATTCTGATGATGTTGTCCGCAAGCCCACACTGGTTTCATGGCTTCAGTCGTTATCTTTCCTTTGCACAAAGGCCACAGATCAAAATGCAGCCAACCGAAAAAGTGAAAGTGGAGGTAGTCTAACTTTGGCCAGTATTGCAGATCCATCAAACAGCGGAAGAATAACTGCACGACTTTAA
- the LOC108334003 gene encoding uncharacterized protein LOC108334003 isoform X2 has product MSSQTHTQFLEKWLTLCSSTTTTATANSASKTTARAIVQAWTTLRDSLQSPSAEEPQLLHQSLQTLVNSQSSLHVAEPQAKLLLTLLQSATSRRSFPLLLTLLYVWVRKSPNPNPTIVDSTLRILSSYVSDDAIFPESLLLLGAFSSSRTVSEKTKTLCLDMMVKLLAGVDKGKLFSEMPRVLAGIGYALSSSVTVYCVEMLGFLFKIWGKGEGCVAHGLMVLYMFDWVVENLVGFGYSDKMGVLVREGFGRFKEEHASFAVFMAAVGVLRALERRGVGAELVSGMGVKDCVVGGTEGLVSDLVSRRLRFGYSGDNEGDVEEDRLLLRCVSLGLTRTVAFSVHSSLFVCLALALLIEIFPLPRLYQSVIEKSRESGGAELKEIKEHLNGVLFKEAGAVTGVLCSQYSLADEESKNVVENLMWEYCRDVYSGHRRLAVMLKGEKDELLEGLEKIAESAFLMVVVFAMAVTKHKLNSSFAQEIQMDVSLKILVSFSCMEYFRHVRLPEYLETIRKVVAGVKNEHACTSFVNSMPSYADLTNSPGMVQHLPAGSPAIFYCIHSLAEKANKLCSEVFTCETDAWKKWQGEPEPSKKLMDLLLRLVFLVDIQVLSDLMKLLAQLITKLPRDAQNIVLNELYSQVADSDDVVRKPTLVSWLQSLSFLCTKATDQNAANRKSESGGSLTLASIADPSNSGRITARL; this is encoded by the exons ATGTCTAGCCAAACCCACACGCAGTTCCTCGAAAAATGGCTAACTCTCTGCTCCTCCACAACCACCACGGCCACCGCCAATTCCGCCTCTAAAACCACCGCACGAGCCATCGTTCAAGCATGGACCACGCTCCGCGACTCTCTTCAATCCCCTTCAGCCGAAGAGCCCCAGCTATTACACCAAAGCCTTCAAACCCTAGTAAATTCCCAGTCCTCCCTCCACGTGGCAGAACCCCAAGCCAAGCTCCTCCTCACTCTTCTGCAATCCGCCACCTCACGTCGCTCCTTTCCCCTCCTCCTCACACTCCTTTACGTCTGGGTTCGAAAATCCCCCAACCCCAATCCCACAATCGTTGATTCCACACTCAGAATTCTCTCTTCATATGTCTCCGATGATGCCATATTCCCTGAAAGTCTTCTCCTTTTGGGCGCTTTCTCCTCCTCGCGTACCGTTTCTGAGAAAACCAAGACTCTTTGTTTGGACATGATGGTGAAACTGTTGGCGGGGGTGGACAAGGGTAAACTGTTTTCTGAAATGCCGCGTGTTCTTGCTGGAATTGGTTACGCTTTGTCGTCTTCAGTGACTGTTTACTGTGTGGAGATGTTGggttttctttttaagatttGGGGGAAGGGAGAGGGCTGTGTTGCTCATGGACTCATGGTTCTTTATATGTTTGATTGGGTTGTGGAGAATTTAGTTGGTTTTGGGTACTCGGATAAGATGGGTGTTTTGGTTCGAGAAGGTTTCGGTAGGTTTAAGGAGGAACATGCTTCGTTTGCGGTTTTCATGGCCGCGGTTGGAGTGTTGCGGGCTTTGGAGAGACGAGGAGTGGGAGCTGAGCTTGTTTCTGGAATGGGGGTGAAGGATTGTGTGGTTGGTGGGACTGAAGGTTTGGTTAGTGATTTGGTTTCGAGGAGGTTGAGGTTTGGTTATAGTGGTGATAATGAGGGCGATGTTGAGGAAGACAGGCTTTTGCTTCGGTGTGTGTCGTTAGGATTGACTCGGACTGTAGCATTTTCGGTACATtcgtctttgtttgtttgtcttGCTTTAGCGTTGCTGATTGAGATATTTCCTTTGCCGCGTTTGTATCAATCGGTGATTGAGAAGTCGCGTGAGTCTGGTGGTGCGGAGCTTAAGGAGATCAAAGAACATTTGAATGGTGTACTGTTCAAGGAAGCAGGAGCTGTGACTGGGGTGTTATGCAGTCAGTATTCTTTAGCTGATGAAGAAAGTAAGAACGTGGTTGAGAATCTTATGTGGGAATACTGCCGGGATGTCTACTCGGGACACAGGCGATTGGCTGTGATGCTTAAGGGTGAGAAAGATGAGTTGCTTGAAGGTTTGGAAAAAATTGCAGAATCTGCTTTTCTTATGGTTGTGGTGTTTGCTATGGCTGTAACAAAACACAAGCTGAACTCCAGTTTTGCTCAAGAAATACAGATGGATGTCTCGTTGAAGATACTGGTTTCATTTTCTTGCATGGAGTATTTTCGCCACGTCCGTTTGCCAGAATATTTGGAGACCATTCGCAAGGTGGTTGCAGGTGTTAAGAATGAACATGCTTGTACTTCTTTCGTGAATTCCATGCCCTCTTATGCTGACTTGACAAACAGTCCAG GAATGGTCCAACATCTTCCTGCTGGAAGCCCTGCCATCTTTTATTGCATTCATAGTCTCGCTGAAAAAGCCAACAAGCTCTGTTCTGAAGTCTTCACTTGCGAGACTGATGCGTGGAAGAAATGGCAAGGGGAGCCAGAACCAAGCAAGAAATTAATGGACTTGCTTTTACGCTTAGTTTTCCTTGTTGATATACAA GTCTTGTCCGACTTGATGAAGCTATTGGCACAGCTGATCACCAAGTTACCACGTGATGCACAGAACATTGTTTTAAATGAGTTATATTCACAAGTGGCTGATTCTGATGATGTTGTCCGCAAGCCCACACTGGTTTCATGGCTTCAGTCGTTATCTTTCCTTTGCACAAAGGCCACAGATCAAAATGCAGCCAACCGAAAAAGTGAAAGTGGAGGTAGTCTAACTTTGGCCAGTATTGCAGATCCATCAAACAGCGGAAGAATAACTGCACGACTTTAA
- the LOC108334003 gene encoding uncharacterized protein LOC108334003 isoform X3, translating to MSSQTHTQFLEKWLTLCSSTTTTATANSASKTTARAIVQAWTTLRDSLQSPSAEEPQLLHQSLQTLVNSQSSLHVAEPQAKLLLTLLQSATSRRSFPLLLTLLYVWVRKSPNPNPTIVDSTLRILSSYVSDDAIFPESLLLLGAFSSSRTVSEKTKTLCLDMMVKLLAGVDKGKLFSEMPRVLAGIGYALSSSVTVYCVEMLGFLFKIWGKGEGCVAHGLMVLYMFDWVVENLVGFGYSDKMGVLVREGFGRFKEEHASFAVFMAAVGVLRALERRGVGAELVSGMGVKDCVVGGTEGLVSDLVSRRLRFGYSGDNEGDVEEDRLLLRCVSLGLTRTVAFSVHSSLFVCLALALLIEIFPLPRLYQSVIEKSRESGGAELKEIKEHLNGVLFKEAGAVTGVLCSQYSLADEESKNVVENLMWEYCRDVYSGHRRLAVMLKGEKDELLEGLEKIAESAFLMVVVFAMAVTKHKLNSSFAQEIQMDVSLKILVSFSCMEYFRHVRLPEYLETIRKVVAGVKNEHACTSFVNSMPSYADLTNSPDQKTNYIWSKNEVQTARVLFCLRVIPTFVECLPSLVFRNVVAPIMFLYMEHSNDKVARASHSVFMTFMTTGRDSEKNDEASLKEQLVFHYMQRSLLEWSNIFLLEALPSFIAFIVSLKKPTSSVLKSSLARLMRGRNGKGSQNQARN from the exons ATGTCTAGCCAAACCCACACGCAGTTCCTCGAAAAATGGCTAACTCTCTGCTCCTCCACAACCACCACGGCCACCGCCAATTCCGCCTCTAAAACCACCGCACGAGCCATCGTTCAAGCATGGACCACGCTCCGCGACTCTCTTCAATCCCCTTCAGCCGAAGAGCCCCAGCTATTACACCAAAGCCTTCAAACCCTAGTAAATTCCCAGTCCTCCCTCCACGTGGCAGAACCCCAAGCCAAGCTCCTCCTCACTCTTCTGCAATCCGCCACCTCACGTCGCTCCTTTCCCCTCCTCCTCACACTCCTTTACGTCTGGGTTCGAAAATCCCCCAACCCCAATCCCACAATCGTTGATTCCACACTCAGAATTCTCTCTTCATATGTCTCCGATGATGCCATATTCCCTGAAAGTCTTCTCCTTTTGGGCGCTTTCTCCTCCTCGCGTACCGTTTCTGAGAAAACCAAGACTCTTTGTTTGGACATGATGGTGAAACTGTTGGCGGGGGTGGACAAGGGTAAACTGTTTTCTGAAATGCCGCGTGTTCTTGCTGGAATTGGTTACGCTTTGTCGTCTTCAGTGACTGTTTACTGTGTGGAGATGTTGggttttctttttaagatttGGGGGAAGGGAGAGGGCTGTGTTGCTCATGGACTCATGGTTCTTTATATGTTTGATTGGGTTGTGGAGAATTTAGTTGGTTTTGGGTACTCGGATAAGATGGGTGTTTTGGTTCGAGAAGGTTTCGGTAGGTTTAAGGAGGAACATGCTTCGTTTGCGGTTTTCATGGCCGCGGTTGGAGTGTTGCGGGCTTTGGAGAGACGAGGAGTGGGAGCTGAGCTTGTTTCTGGAATGGGGGTGAAGGATTGTGTGGTTGGTGGGACTGAAGGTTTGGTTAGTGATTTGGTTTCGAGGAGGTTGAGGTTTGGTTATAGTGGTGATAATGAGGGCGATGTTGAGGAAGACAGGCTTTTGCTTCGGTGTGTGTCGTTAGGATTGACTCGGACTGTAGCATTTTCGGTACATtcgtctttgtttgtttgtcttGCTTTAGCGTTGCTGATTGAGATATTTCCTTTGCCGCGTTTGTATCAATCGGTGATTGAGAAGTCGCGTGAGTCTGGTGGTGCGGAGCTTAAGGAGATCAAAGAACATTTGAATGGTGTACTGTTCAAGGAAGCAGGAGCTGTGACTGGGGTGTTATGCAGTCAGTATTCTTTAGCTGATGAAGAAAGTAAGAACGTGGTTGAGAATCTTATGTGGGAATACTGCCGGGATGTCTACTCGGGACACAGGCGATTGGCTGTGATGCTTAAGGGTGAGAAAGATGAGTTGCTTGAAGGTTTGGAAAAAATTGCAGAATCTGCTTTTCTTATGGTTGTGGTGTTTGCTATGGCTGTAACAAAACACAAGCTGAACTCCAGTTTTGCTCAAGAAATACAGATGGATGTCTCGTTGAAGATACTGGTTTCATTTTCTTGCATGGAGTATTTTCGCCACGTCCGTTTGCCAGAATATTTGGAGACCATTCGCAAGGTGGTTGCAGGTGTTAAGAATGAACATGCTTGTACTTCTTTCGTGAATTCCATGCCCTCTTATGCTGACTTGACAAACAGTCCAG ACCAGAAAACCAATTACATATGGTCAAAGAATGAAGTGCAAACGGCTCGCGTTTTGTTTTGCCTACGAGTCATTCCAACTTTCGTTGAATGTTTGCCCAGTCTCGTGTTCAGAAACGTCGTGGCTCCAATTATGTTCCT ATATATGGAGCACTCAAATGATAAAGTAGCTCGAGCCTCTCATTCTGTGTTCATGACATTTATGACTACGGGGAGGGATtctgaaaagaatgatgaagcTTCATTGAAGGAGCAGCTTGTTTTCCATTACATGCAGAGATCCTTATTG GAATGGTCCAACATCTTCCTGCTGGAAGCCCTGCCATCTTTTATTGCATTCATAGTCTCGCTGAAAAAGCCAACAAGCTCTGTTCTGAAGTCTTCACTTGCGAGACTGATGCGTGGAAGAAATGGCAAGGGGAGCCAGAACCAAGCAAGAAATTAA